Within the Pseudomonas orientalis genome, the region CGTGGTGCCAACTGCCCTGGAGGTGGTCGATGAACTGGGTTTCGCAAAACTCCCAGAACCGCCGGTACCAGGTCTCGTAATGCAACTGGCCGGTGCGCTTGAGCAGCGCCTGGGCAGCAGCGCTGGCTTCGGCATGGGTCCAGTGCAGGCGTTCACGCACAACCGGGCGCAGGTTCCAGTCCAGGGTGTAGACAATGCCCGGCGCACCATCCACCGCCCAGGCGTAGTCGCAGGCACTGGCAAACAGCCCTTGGGCATCTGTCACCAGCCAGTCCGGCGTAGCCAGCCCGGCCTGCTCGCGCGCCGCTTCCAGGTGCAGCACCAGCCGCGCCCATTCGAAACCATGGCCGGGGGTGATGCCGTAGGGACGGAAGCCGTCGGCCGGGTTGTCTTCGTTGTAAGCGAGCAACGGATTCCACTGGGTATCGAAGTGCTCGATCACCATGAAACGGTTACCGGCGGCGTGGGCATGGATGACACGTTCGACGATACGCAACGCGCGGTCCAGCCAGCGCGTGTCGCCCGTCACATCGGCCAGGGCCAGGAAGGCCTCGGTGGCGTGCATGTTGCTGTTGGCACCGCGATAGGCTTCGACGCCGCTCCAGTCCCGGGCGAAGGATTCGAGCATGGCGCCCTCCTCCTCACTCCAAAAGAACTGTTCGATGATATGAACAGCATCGTTCAACAGGCTTTGCGCGCCGGGTGCACCGGCCACTGTGGCAGAGCTGGCGGCCAGGGCCACGAAGGCATGCAGGTAAGCGGCCTTGCCGGTATTGCCATCAAGCGCACCGGGCACGGCGAACCAGCCACCGTGTTCACTATCGTGCAACGGGCCGCTCAGGGCCGCAACGCCGTGCGCGACTAAATCGGCATAGCCCGGCAAACCCATGGCATGGGCCATAGCGAAGCTGTGGGTCATGCGGGCGGTGTTCATGGTTTCGGCGCGGGCGCCGGCCGGCAGTTGGCCAGTGTCATCCAGATTGCCGAAGCCGTCCGGCAGGCGCGACGCCTTGGCAAAGGTCAACAGGCGCTGGCCTTCGGCCGCGAGCCAGGCGTGGTGGGCAGGCGCGTTCAGCCAACTGCTGGGAGGCAGTGGTTGCATGGTCATGGGGGGCCCTTATTGTTTTTTGTGGGGTGACCGGAGTCTAAACAAGGGCGCGGGAGTGGCAAGTAACGAAGGGGACAATAAATGTCACCGGGCGGTGACAAAGCTTCGAGCAACAGCGATTTACCTGACTAATACAGTTCAAATGTGGGAGGGGGCTTGCCCCCGATAGCGGTGAATCAGTCAATATTTTCGTGACTGACACACCGCAATCGGGGGCAAGCCCCCTCCCACAGTTTGATTGCATTCACAGTCCACAGAACGGGTCATTGACCCAGCGGTGTAGCCGCCGCCGGCGCATTGAGGCGCTGGTTCAAATTCTGCACCTGGCTCTGCAATGTGGTGATATTGCGCGTGGTCTGGATGCGGAATACGTCGAACTCTTTATTGGTCGGCGCATCGGTGTTGGCGGGCTGGTTTTCCTGTGCACTCTTGAGCACCAGCACGTCCTGCTCGAGTCGGGCGATGGCGGCAGCCGGATTGCCTTGTTTCTTCAAGGTCGCTACCTCATTGGCCAGATCCTTGATCTCGCCCTGCGCCGCCTTGAGCGTGGCGACAGCATCAGTCAGCGCCTGGACCTGGCCCTGCAACTTGGCATTCGCGCTCGTCAGCTCCGCGGTGCTCGCACTCATCTGCGCCAGGCGCTGATCCAGTTCGGTGGCTTGGCCGGCTACGCCCACTTGTTGCTTGCCCTGCTCAAGCAACTGCGTTTCCAGCTGCTTGATCTGCAATTTCAGCGCTTCGCTGCCGTTGTTTACATTGGCCTCGCTGGCCACGACCTTGCCGGAAATATCCTGCAGGCGCCCCGCCGCTTCTTCGCTGATGCGCGCAAAGCTTTCCTGGGTGGCGACCAATTGCTGGCCCATCAGGGAAATCTGCTGGAAGCTCCACCAGGCCAGGCCCGCAAAGGCGATCAGCAAGGCGCCGACCAGCGCCCACAGCGGGCCGGTGCTGGCTCTTTTAACCTTGACCACAGGCGTTGTGCGCGAGCGCACCGAGGTGGCGGCTGTCGGCACGAAATCATCATCGTCCCCTGTATCTGCCCGCAGGCTGGGAACGTTGTCGAAATCGTCTTTAGCATCGTTACGCATGAATCTATCCTGAATCAATAAGATGGCCAGCCGAGGAGCCGAGCGGCGGGAGTATAAACCGTGCTCCCGGCGCATGGGTCGACATGCCGTCCGCCGTTCGGTTCCCGATGTGTTGCAGGTTGTGAGCTTATGGGTGGCCCGGCGCCTGGGCCTTCCACCACAGGCAGAACTCGTCGAGGGCGCTCCACAGACTGGCTTTGGGGTCGTAATCGAGATAATGCCGCGCCCGGCTGATGTCGAGGGTGAAATTTTTGTTCATCACCTGCATGCCCAGGCGCGTCAACGACGGCTCCGGCCGCCCCGGCCATACCGCACAAAACGCCTCGTTCAACGCCGCCACACTGCAGGACAAGGCATAGGACCGGTAGCGGGTGACCTGAGGCAGGTCCATTTGTCGCATCACATAGTTGACCACATCCCACACCGGCACCGGCGTGCCATTGCTGATGTTGTAGGCCCTGCCCAGCGCGGAACCTGGCGCCAGCAAGCTGCTGAGCAACGCCTCGTTAAGGTTGTGCACACTGGTGAAATCGACCTTGTTAAGGCCGTCACCGACGATGGCCAGGCGGTTCTTGCGCTGCATTTTCAACAGCCGCGGGAAGATGCTCATGTCACCGGCGCCGGTGACGAAACGCGGGCGCAGGGCCAGTACTTCCAGGCCGAACTCCTGGGCGCCGAACACTTTCTGCTCCGCCAGGTATTTGGTCGCGGCATAGGGATGCTTGAAGCGCTTGGGTACCTGCTCTTCGGTCAGCCCCACGTGGTCGCGCCCATCGAAGTAGATGGAAGGCGACGACAGATGCACCAGTCGCCCGACCCGCTGCTTGAGGCACGCTTCGACGACGTTCTCGGTGACCAGCACATTGGCTTGATGGAAATCCTGATACTTGCCCCACAGCCCGACTGCACCGGCACAATGCACCACGGCCTCGACGTCACGGCACAGGTTGCGCACCAGGTCGGCATCGTTCAGATCACCCTGGATAAACTCGGCACCGCGCCGTACCAGGTGTTCCACGCTGTCCGCGCGTCGCCCGTTGACCCGCACATCCAGGCCCTGCTCCAGGGCGAAACGCGCAAAGCGTCCGCCGATGAAGCCGCTTGCGCCGGTGACCAGAATTTTCATGCACTACCCCATGTTCTTTCGTTTTTCATCGCTATTGCCTTGACGCGCGCCATCACTTCAACGGCACCAACCACTGCCCACAGACCCGGGCCAGGTGCTCGGTCAACAGGCCCAACAAGTGCCCGCCACTGCGCCAATGATGCCAGTACAGCGGCACATCGATGGGCTTATCTGGCAGCAATTCGACCAGCAGGCCTTTTTCCAGCGAGGCGCGCACCTGCAATTCAGGCGCCAGGCCCCAGCCCAGGCCGGCTTCCATCAGGCGGATAAAGCCTTCGGATGACGGGCATAAATGGTGCTCGAAACCGCCATTTACACCGAGCGAAGCCAGGTAACGGTGTTGCAGGAAATCATCCGGCCCGAATACCAGCGCCGGCGTACCGGCCAATTGATCGGCTTGCACGCCAGTCGGGAAATGCCGCGCTATAAACCCGGGGCTGGCGAATGCGCGGTAACGCATGGCGCCAAGTGCCAGGCTGCGGGCGCCGGCAACCGGGCGCTCGCTGGCGCAGATACAGGCCGCCACTTCACCGGCGCGCATGCGTTTGAGGCCCACGGTCTGGTCCTCCACCACCAGGTCCAGCAGCAGGTGCTGTTCGCCGCAAAAGTCGCTGACCGCCAGCGCCCACCACGTGGCGAGGCTGTCGGCATTCAGCGCGATGCGCAGGCGCTCGGGCATGCCCTCTTCGTCCAACGCCGGCACCTGGCTTTGCAGGTCACGCTCCAGCAGGCGCACCTGTTGCACATGGTTGAGCAAGCGTCGGCCAATATCAGTGGGGGTCGGTGGTGTCGCCCGCACCAGTACCGGCTGGCCGACGCGCGCCTCCAGCAACTTGATGCGCTGGGACACGGCTGACTGCGACAGCCCGAGCACCTGCGCGCCGCGCTCGAAGCCAGCCTGTTCCACCACGGCCGCCAGGGCGGAAAGCAACTTATAGTCGAACATCAGTTTTCCTAATGAGCGATCAGCAATATTGGTTTTTCTTATACAGGGCCGGCCGGCACCATAGCCAGCAACGTTTGAGCATGACTTAAGGATTTTTCGCTATGTGGCAAAGCTATATGAACGGGTTGCTGGTAGCCCTGGGGCTGATCATGGCGATCGGCACGCAGAATGCGTTCGTTCTGGCGCAGGGCCTGCGCCGCGAGCATCACTTGCCGGTCGCAGCCCTGTGTGTAATCTGCGATGCACTGCTGGTGGCGGCCGGAGTGTTCGGATTGGCCACTGTGCTGGCGCAGAGCCCGATACTGCTGGCGGTGGCACGCTGGGGCGGAGCGGCGTTTCTGCTGTGGTACGGCGCGTGCGCGCTGCGCAGGGCCTGTTCGACACAAAGCCTGGACCAGAACGCCAGCCTCAAGACCCGCTCATTGCGCGCCGTGCTGCTGAGCGCGCTGGCGGTGACCCTGCTCAACCCCCATGTTTACCTGGACACCGTGCTGCTGATCGGCTCACTCGGCGCGCAACAAACGGAGCCGGGGGCCTACGTGGCCGGCGCGGCCAGTGCGTCGTTGCTGTGGTTTACCACCCTGGCCCTCGGTGCGGCGTGGTTGGCGCCTTGGCTGGCGCGCCCGGCCACCTGGCGCCTGCTCGACCTGTTGGTGGCCGTGATGATGTTCAGCGTGGCCTACCAATTAATCAGTGCGCCATGAACTTATTCCAAAAGGCTCTGGAACCTCTATCCCACACAGTTGTTGCGTGGTTTTGCCGCACCCCCGGTGCTATGATCCCGGACTTGCGCCGCAAAGAGTACAGACTCGCCGGCGCTTGTTTGGCCGCCCGTGATCGGCCTTGCGCTCACCGCAACTGACCTGATTAGGAGAATCATCATGGCTTTCGAATTGCCGCCGCTGCCCTACGCACACGATGCCCTGCAGCCGCACATCTCCAAGGAAACCCTGGAGTATCACCACGACAAGCACCACAACACCTATGTCGTGAACCTGAACAACCTGGTGCCAGGCACCGAGTTCGAAGGCAAGACCCTGGAAGAAATCGTCAAATCTTCCTCGGGCGGCATCTTCAACAACGCCGCTCAGGTCTGGAACCACACCTTCTACTGGAACTGCCTGGCGCCAAACGCCGGCGGTCAACCTACCGGCGCATTGGCTGAAGCCATCAACGCTGCGTTCGGTTCGTTCGACAAGTTCAAGGAAGAGTTCACCAAGACGTCGGTCGGCACCTTCGGTTCCGGTTGGGGCTGGCTGGTGAAAAAGGCTGACGGTTCCCTGGCCCTGGCCAGCACCATCGGCGCCGGCAACCCGCTGACCAACGGCGACACCCCGCTGCTGACCTGCGATGTCTGGGAACACGCCTACTACATCGACTACCGCAACGTGCGTCCAAAGTATGTGGAAGCGTTCTGGAACCTGGTCAACTGGAAGTTCGTGGCTGAGCAGTTCGAAGGCAAGACCTTCACTGCCTAAGCAACGCTTGCAGTAAAAAGAGCCCGGCGATTGCCGGGCTTTTTCATGGGCGCTCACAAGCAGCAAGCCATCTAGAATCGTGGAACTCCCAGCAGGGAATGTGCCACGCAGTGAGTGAGAGGAATAACCCTCTCGCGCTCTTCTGGAGAAAAAAGATGGAAGAAATCGGAAAAGCAGGCGGGCAGATGGCGATGCAACTCATCAGCGGCCTGATGAAAGGTCTCGCCGGTGGTGCAGGTGGCGGCGGCGATGAAGGTGGCGCGAAAGCGCCGGAACGCCCCGGTGAGGACAACATGCCACCGCCACCGCCGAAGATTGATTTTTCAGTCAGTTGATCAATGCGTTTGAAATGCCAAGTAGCCGTTGGCATGCAGCGCGCTAGTCGAACAGTCAGACGGCGGAGCAACTCCGCCGTTTTTTTTAATTTTTTCTCCCTGCCAGCCTTGAAGGCGCTTCGCGTTCCAATGTTCCTTTGACTGCCCTCACCAGATTGCCAATACTCATGGCATATTGAAGGCCACCCGCATGAGACAAGGAATGCCCCTTTGAAGCTGGAACTCAAAAACAGCTTGTCGGTGAAGTTGCTACGGGTTGTCTTGCTCTCGGCACTGATCGTGGGCGTGGCACTGAGCGTGGCGCAGATCGTGTTCGACGCTTACAAGACGCGCCAGGCCGTGGCCGGAGATGCCCAACGTATCCTCGACATGTTTCGCGACCCCTCGACCCAGGCCGTCTACAGCCTGGACCGCGAAATGGGCATGCAGGTGATCGAAGGTCTGTTTCAGGATGACGCCGTGCGCGTGGCCTCCATCGGTCATCCCAACGAAACCATGCTCGCGGAAAAAAGCCGCGCCTTGCAGCCCTCTTCCAGCCGTTGGTTGACCGACCTGATTCTTGGGCAGGAACGCAGCTTCACCACCCCACTGGTCGGCAAGGGCCCCTACAGCGAGTATTACGGCGACCTGAGCATTACCCTCGACACCGCCACATACGGCGAAGGCTTCCTTGTCAGCTCAGTGATCATTTTTATCTCCGGTGTGCTGCGCGCCCTGGCTCTGGGCCTGGTGTTGTACTTGGTGTATCACTGGCTGCTGACCAAACCGTTGTCGCGGATTATCGAGCACCTGGCGTCGATCAATCCGGACCGGCCCAGCGAGCACAAGATCCCGCAGCTCAAGGGGCATGAGCGCAACGAGTTGGGGCTGTGGATAAACACCGCCAACCAGTTGCTCGAATCCATCGAACGCAATACCCACCTGCGCCACGAGGCCGAGTCCAGCCTGTTGCGCATGGCCCAGTATGATTTTCTCACCGGCCTGCCGAACCGCCAGAAGTTGCAGGAGCAACTGGACAGGATCCTGACTGATGCCGGCCGGCGCCAGCGTCGCGTGGCAGTGTTGTGCGTTGGGCTGGATGACTTCAAGAGCGTCAACGAACAGTTCACTTATCAGAACGGCGACAAACTGCTGCTGGCCCTGGCCGATCGCTTGCGCGCCCACAGCGGCCGCCTGGGCGCGCTCGCCCGCCTGGGTGGCGATCAGTTCGCCCTGGTGCAAGCCGATATCGACCAGCCCTACGAAGCCGCCGAACTGGCGCAAAGTATCCTGGATGACCTGGAAGCGGAGTTCGCCCTCGATCAGGACCAGATTCGCCTGCGCGCCACCATCGGCATCACCTTGTTCCCGGAAGACGGCGACAGCACCGAGAAGTTGCTGCAAAAAGCCGAACAGACCATGACCCTGGCCAAAAGCCGCTCGCGCAATCGCTATCAGTTCTACATCGCCAGCGTCGACAGCGAAATACGTCGGCGCCGCGAACTGGAGAAAGACCTGCGCGATGCCTTGAGCCGCGACCAGTTTCACCTGGTGTATCAACCGCAGATCAGTTATCGCGACCACCGCGTGGTCGGTGTAGAGGCGTTGATTCGCTGGCAGCACCCGGAACACGGCCTGGTTCCACCGGACCTGTTCATCCCGTTGGCGGAACAGAACGGCACCATCATTCCCATCGGTGAATGGGTGCTGGATCAGGCGTGCCGCCAACTGCGCGAATGGCATGACCTGGGCTTCACCGAACTGCGCATGGCGGTCAACCTGTCCACGGTGCAACTGCACCACACCGAGTTGCCGCGCGTGGTCAACAACCTGATGCAGATTTACCGCCTGCCACCGCGCAGCCTGGAGCTGGAAGTCACCGAAACCGGCCTGATGGAAGACATCAGCACCGCCGCCCAGCACCTGTTGAGCCTGCGCCGTTCGGGGGCGCTGATCGCCATCGATGACTTCGGCACCGGTTACTCATCCCTGAGCTACCTCAAAAGCCTGCCGCTGGACAAGATCAAGATCGACAAGAGCTTCGTCCAGGACCTGCTGGACGATGACGACGACGCGACCATCGTGCGAGCGATCATCCAACTGGGCAAAAGCCTGGGCATGCAGGTGATTGCCGAGGGCGTGGAGACCGCCGAGCAAGAGGCCTACATCATCTCCGAGGGTTGCCATGAAGGCCAGGGCTACCACTACAGCAAACCGCTGCAGGCCCGGGAGTTGGCGGCTTTCCTGAAGCAATCGGAACGCGATAACGCGGCGATTCTTTGAGCGGGCAGAACGATACCAAATATTTCCCGCGTATAAGCCTTTACACAAAATGCAAATCTTTCGCATTATGTCGCAGCTTTTGCGCCCCCCGCGCGCCCTATCAACAACCGAAGCAGGATGTTCGCCATGATTCGTATGCCCCTGGCCACCGCCAGTCTGCTGGCCATTGCTATTTCTCTCGCCGGTTGCGGCGAAGGTAAAGACAAGGCCGCCGCGCCTCAGGCGCCTGCCGCTGCCAGCACTACCGCTCCAGCGGCTGCCACGCCTGCAGGCCAGGTCGACGAAGCGGCCGCCAAGGCCGTGGTCGCGCATTACGCCGACATGGTATTTGCGGTGTACAGCGACGCCGAGTCCACCGCGAAAACCCTGCAGACCGCCATCGACACCTTCCTGGCCAACCCCAACGACGACACGCTCAAGGCAGCTCGTACCGCCTGGATCGCCGCGCGCGTGCCTTACCTGCAGAGTGAAGTGTTCCGCTTCGGCAACACCATCATCGACGACTGGGAAGGCCAGGTGAACGCCTGGCCTCTGGACGAGGGGCTGATCGACTACGTCGACAAATCCTACGAACACGCACTGGGCAACCCGGGCGCCAACGCCAACATCATCGCCAACAACGAAATCCAGGTTGGCGAAGACAAGGTCGACGTCAAGGAAATCACCCCGGAAAAACTCGCCAGCCTCAATGAGCTGGGCGGCTCCGAAGCGAACGTCGCCACCGGCTATCACGCCATCGAATTCCTGCTCTGGGGCCAGGACCTCAACGGCACCGGCCCAGGCGCGGGCAACCGCCCGGCCTCGGACTACATGACCGGTGACGGTGCAACCGGCGGCCACAACGAGCGTCGTCGCACCTACCTGCGCGCCGTGACCCAACTGCTGGTCAGCGATCTGCAGGAAATGGTCGGCAACTGGAAGCCCAACGTCGAAGACAACTACCGCGCCACCCTCGAGTCGGAACCGGCTACCGACGGCCTGCGCAAGATGCTGTTCGGCATGGGCAGCCTGTCCCTCGGCGAACTGGCCGGCGAACGCATGAAGGTCTCTCTGGAAGCCAACTCGCCGGAAGACGAGCAGGACTGCTTCAGCGACAACACCCACTACTCACACTTCTATGACGCCAAGGGCATCCGTAACGTCTACCTGGGCGAGTACACCCGCGTCGACGGTAACAAGCTGACCGGCCCGAGCCTCTCGTCCCTGGTCGCGAAAGCCGACCCGGCGGCCGATGCAGTCCTCAAGGCTGACCTGGCGGCGACCGAAGCGAAGATCCAGGTGATGGTCGACCACGCCGGCAAGGGCGAGCACTACGATCAGTTGATCGCGGCCGGTAACGATGCAGGCAACCAGATCGTGCGTGACGCCATCGCTGCGCTGGTCAAGCAGACCGGTTCGATCGAAGCCGCCGCAGGCAAGCTGGGCATCAGCGACCTGAACCCGGACAGCGCCGATCACGAGTTCTGATCAAGGCGCAGTTGAACGAGGCGACCTTCGGGTCGCCTTTTTCATACCTGTTTCAAACACCGCAGATCCCCTGTGGGAGGGGGCTTGCCCCCGATAGCGGTGTATCAGCCAAGAATTGACCGACTGACACTCTGCTATCGGGGCATAGGTATCCGTAACCACGATGCGAAGCGAGTCGCTCGTGATCTTGATCTGGCTTTTGATCTTGATCTCAGGCGCCCCGTTAAACCACGCTGGCCGAACGCAGGCTTGAATCCGTGGGTAACCCGGCAGGACGCCGGGTTAGCCGCCCCGCGCCATGGATGGCGCGTGGCGGCGGCCCACGGATTCAAGCCTGCGTTCGGGCACACCGAGCCTAAGCGAGGTGCCGAGTGGTGGGGCAAGAGCCCTTTGGTTACTTTGGGGCTTTTCCAAAGTGACCCGCCGTCAGGGCGGAACCCTAAGTGGCCATGACCGCAGAAACGGATATGTACGCGATCTGATCCAACATCCTGGTCGGCCCAGAGGCCGCCATCGGGAGCAAGCCCCCTCCCACATTGGACCGCGATCGATCCAACATCCTGGTCGGCCCCGAGGCCGCCATCGGGGGCAAGCCCCCTCCCACATTTGGACCGGGATCGATCCAACATCCTGGTCGGCTCTGAGGCCGCCATCGGGAGCAAGCCCCCTCCCACATTTGGACCGGGATCGATCCAACATCCTGGTCGGTCCTGAGGCCGCCATCGGGAGCAAGCCCCCTCCCACAGGGGCTCTGCGCTAACTGATCGGTATCAGGGCAAGCCCCCTCCCACAGGTTGCCCCAGCCCTTGGTTTACAAGACCTCCACCGCAGGTAGAATGGCGCCTCTGCCCAAACCACCCGAGCGAATTTCATGGCGTTGCCGACCCTGCGCATCATCGGTTTCATCATCGGCATCTTCCTGATCACACTTGCGATCGCCATGGTCGTGCCCATGGCCACCCTGGTGATCTTCGAACGCACCAGCGACCTGCCCTCGTTCCTGTGGGCCAGCATGATCACCTTTATCGCCGGCCTCGCCCTGGTCATTCCCGGGCGCCCGGAACATGTGCACCTGCGCCCCCGGGACATGTACCTGCTGACCGTCACCAGCTGGGTGGTAGTGTGCGTCTTCGCCGCGCTGCCGTTCCTGCTGACTCAGCACATCAGCTACACCGACTCGTTTTTTGAAAGCATGTCCGGTATCACGGCCACCGGGTCCACGGTGTTGAGCGGGCTGGACAACATGTCGCCGGGCATCCTGATGTGGCGCTCGCTGTTGCACTGGCTCGGCGGTATCGGGTTTATCGGCATGGCGGTGGCGATCCTGCCGCTGCTGCGCATCGGTGGCATGCGCCTGTTCCAGACCGAGTCGTCGGACCGTTCGGAAAAGGTCATGCCGCGCTCCCATATGGTCGCGCGGCTGATCGTGGCGGCGTATGTGGGCATCACCATCCTTGGCAGCCTGGCGTTCTGGTGGGCCGGGATGGGGCTGTTCGATGCGATCAACCACGCCATGTCGGCGATTTCCACCGGCGGGTTTTCCACCTCCGATGAATCCCTGGCGCACTGGAAGCAACCGGCGGTGCACTGGGTGGCGGTGGTGGTGATGATCCTGGGCAGCCTGCCGTTCACCCTGTACGTGGCGACCTTGCGCGGCAACCGTCGCGCGCTGCTCAGGGACCAGCAGGTGCAGGGCTTGCTCGGTCTGCTGGTGGTGACCTGGCTGGTGCTCGGCACCTGGTATTGGTGGACCACCAACCTGCACTGGCTGGATGCCCTGCGCCACGTGGCGCTGAACGTCACCTCGGTGGTGACCACCACCGGTTTTGCGCTGGGGGACTACAGCCTCTGGGGCAACTTTTCACTGATGCTGTTCTTCTACCTGGGCTTTATCGGCGGCTGTTCGGGCTCTACCGCCGGCGGGATCAAGATCTTCCGCTTCCAGGTCGCCTACATCCTGCTCAAGGCCAACCTGAACCAGTTGATTCACCCGCGCGCGGTGATCAAACAGAAGTACAACGGTCACCGTCTCGACGAGGAAATCGTGCGGTCGATCCTGACCTTTTCGTTTTTCTTCGCCATCACCATTTGCGCCATCGCGCTGGCCCTGTCACTGCTGGGCCTGGACTGGATGACCGCGCTGACCGGCGCGGCCAGTACCGTATCCGGCGTCGGCCCGGGCCTGGGTGAAACCATCGGCCCGGCCGGCAACTTCGCCAGCCTGCCGGATGCGGCCAAGTGGATTCTGTCGCTGGGCATGCTGTTGGGACGGCTGGAAATCATTACGGTGTTTGTGCTCTGTATTCCGGCGTTCTGGCGTCACTGACGGTCGACGTATGCTGCAACCGCGCCCGGTATTCGCCGGGCGTGGCGTCGAACCAGCGGCGAAACGCGCGAAAGAAGTTGCTGGGGTCGGCGAACCCCAACAGGTAGGCGATTTCCAGCAAGGTCATGCTCGGCTGCGCCAGGTATTGCTCGGCCAGCTCACGACGGGTGTCGTCAAGCAGGGCCTGGAAGCTGGTGCCCTCCTCCTGCAAACGCCGCTGCAAGGTACGCTGGGACAGATGCAACGTCTGCGCCACCACTTCGCGCTTGGGTTCGCCCTGGGGCAGCAGGCGGCACAATACCTGCCGTGCCTTGTGGGTCACACGGCTTTCGGAAAAGCGCGCCAGGTATTCACCGGCAAAACGATCGTGCAACTGCGCCATGGCCTCGTTGGCCGTGGGCAATGGCGCATCCATGTCGGCCTGCTCGAAAATCAGCGCGTCATACGGCGCATTGAATTCCAGCGGCGCATGGAACACCTCTTTGTAGGGCGCCAGATCGACCGGTTGATCGCCCTGCAGCATCACCTTGTGCGGTTGCAGGGTTCGTCCTGTGAGCCAGCCGCACAGCGCCAACGCACTGGCCAGCGAGGCCTCGGCGCTTTGTCGGGTGGGCGGCAGGTGATCGCCGTGCACGGTCAGGATCAGCGCGTAGCCCTCGGGTAGCAGGCGGAAACTCAAGTCGGCGCTTTCGGCGATGATGCGCTGGTAACGTACCAGGCGCCTGAAGCCGTCGGCCAGGGTGTTGCTGGACATCAAGGCATAACCGGCGACATGAAACGAGGCCGGACGCGCCACTTTGCCCATGTTCAGGCCAATGGCCGGGTTGCCCGATAACTCCACTGCGCGCTGCCATAAACGGGTCATGGCATCCTGCGCAAAACGCGCGTCGGGGTTACTGAGATCGGCATAGTCCAATCCCAGTTGTTTGAACAGGGCCCGGCAATCCAGGCCGTCCATTTCCAGGGCCTTGACTATCCCCATCGCCCAGCTTGCAGACGTTGTTCGTTCGCTCATGGCGTCTTCTTGTGCTGGCAGGCTTAAACGGTAGCCAGGAGGCCAAGGATACTAAAGTGGCATCTATTGTCACTGGCTGTCATCACTGATCACTCTAGACTCAAATAAGCTCCCCGCCGAACATCTGTTGGGCCGCACAACAATCAGAGGGCGTGTCACCGTGGAAAACGTCAAGCGATTCAACAGCTTCGCCGAGTTTTACCCGTACTACCTGGCGGAGCACGGCAACAGCACCTGCCGGCGCCTGCATTTTATCGGCACTACGCTGGTGATCGGCATCCTGGCCTACGCCATCGGCCGAGGCTCGCCGGGCCTGTTGCTGGCCGTGCCGATCGCCGGCTACAGCTTCGCCTGGATCGGCCATTTCTTCTTCGAGAAGAACCGTCCGGCCACCTTCCAGCACCCGTTTTACAGCCTGCTCGGTGATTTTGTGATGTATCGCGACATGATCCTGGGCAAAGTGCCGTTCTAGTCACGGTCGATATAAAAGTCTATTTGTCATTTATAGTGCTGTATCCTGCCAAGGCTTTTTGAGAGCGCGCAATCACCTGCGATTGAAACAGACCTTGCGAGGAGCGACGACGATGCACGAGATACCTAATCTCCCCTTCCCAAGCCTGCAGCCTACAGAGCAGCCAGCACCGCAACAGGCCAGCGACACACGGCCCGAAGCCAAAGAAGCAAAACCAGTCGACAG harbors:
- a CDS encoding AGE family epimerase/isomerase; the protein is MTMQPLPPSSWLNAPAHHAWLAAEGQRLLTFAKASRLPDGFGNLDDTGQLPAGARAETMNTARMTHSFAMAHAMGLPGYADLVAHGVAALSGPLHDSEHGGWFAVPGALDGNTGKAAYLHAFVALAASSATVAGAPGAQSLLNDAVHIIEQFFWSEEEGAMLESFARDWSGVEAYRGANSNMHATEAFLALADVTGDTRWLDRALRIVERVIHAHAAGNRFMVIEHFDTQWNPLLAYNEDNPADGFRPYGITPGHGFEWARLVLHLEAAREQAGLATPDWLVTDAQGLFASACDYAWAVDGAPGIVYTLDWNLRPVVRERLHWTHAEASAAAQALLKRTGQLHYETWYRRFWEFCETQFIDHLQGSWHHELSPHNQPSSRIWGGKPDLYHAWQAVLLPALPLAPSLASALGGGLYVTKW
- a CDS encoding ATPase; its protein translation is MRNDAKDDFDNVPSLRADTGDDDDFVPTAATSVRSRTTPVVKVKRASTGPLWALVGALLIAFAGLAWWSFQQISLMGQQLVATQESFARISEEAAGRLQDISGKVVASEANVNNGSEALKLQIKQLETQLLEQGKQQVGVAGQATELDQRLAQMSASTAELTSANAKLQGQVQALTDAVATLKAAQGEIKDLANEVATLKKQGNPAAAIARLEQDVLVLKSAQENQPANTDAPTNKEFDVFRIQTTRNITTLQSQVQNLNQRLNAPAAATPLGQ
- a CDS encoding NAD-dependent epimerase/dehydratase family protein — its product is MKILVTGASGFIGGRFARFALEQGLDVRVNGRRADSVEHLVRRGAEFIQGDLNDADLVRNLCRDVEAVVHCAGAVGLWGKYQDFHQANVLVTENVVEACLKQRVGRLVHLSSPSIYFDGRDHVGLTEEQVPKRFKHPYAATKYLAEQKVFGAQEFGLEVLALRPRFVTGAGDMSIFPRLLKMQRKNRLAIVGDGLNKVDFTSVHNLNEALLSSLLAPGSALGRAYNISNGTPVPVWDVVNYVMRQMDLPQVTRYRSYALSCSVAALNEAFCAVWPGRPEPSLTRLGMQVMNKNFTLDISRARHYLDYDPKASLWSALDEFCLWWKAQAPGHP
- a CDS encoding LysR family transcriptional regulator ArgP, coding for MFDYKLLSALAAVVEQAGFERGAQVLGLSQSAVSQRIKLLEARVGQPVLVRATPPTPTDIGRRLLNHVQQVRLLERDLQSQVPALDEEGMPERLRIALNADSLATWWALAVSDFCGEQHLLLDLVVEDQTVGLKRMRAGEVAACICASERPVAGARSLALGAMRYRAFASPGFIARHFPTGVQADQLAGTPALVFGPDDFLQHRYLASLGVNGGFEHHLCPSSEGFIRLMEAGLGWGLAPELQVRASLEKGLLVELLPDKPIDVPLYWHHWRSGGHLLGLLTEHLARVCGQWLVPLK
- a CDS encoding LysE/ArgO family amino acid transporter; the encoded protein is MWQSYMNGLLVALGLIMAIGTQNAFVLAQGLRREHHLPVAALCVICDALLVAAGVFGLATVLAQSPILLAVARWGGAAFLLWYGACALRRACSTQSLDQNASLKTRSLRAVLLSALAVTLLNPHVYLDTVLLIGSLGAQQTEPGAYVAGAASASLLWFTTLALGAAWLAPWLARPATWRLLDLLVAVMMFSVAYQLISAP
- a CDS encoding superoxide dismutase; the protein is MAFELPPLPYAHDALQPHISKETLEYHHDKHHNTYVVNLNNLVPGTEFEGKTLEEIVKSSSGGIFNNAAQVWNHTFYWNCLAPNAGGQPTGALAEAINAAFGSFDKFKEEFTKTSVGTFGSGWGWLVKKADGSLALASTIGAGNPLTNGDTPLLTCDVWEHAYYIDYRNVRPKYVEAFWNLVNWKFVAEQFEGKTFTA